The following DNA comes from Halarsenatibacter silvermanii.
AGTTTTATTCCAGATCAATATTTTCTATCATTTTTTCTCTATATTCACTTTGTTTTTGTGGGCTGGCATTGTCCTCTTCCACCACATCTTGCGGGAAAATAATAAATTCCCGCTCAACGCTTTCCTTTTCCAGAGAAGTATTGTCTTCAACTATAGTTTTCATTTTATCCAAAAAGACTTCACTGCCTTCTAAATCCGTAAGCGGCAGCAAAAATGCATAGATATTTTCTGCCAGGAAGTATATCTGGTCTATACTCCTGATTTTACCAGTTATATTATCTTTTACACTTCTCATCTCCTCCTGTTCCAGGTTCTGAGGAAGGTAAATTTTCATCAATGTAAAGGACAGATCCGCCCTCATAGATCTATTAATTTCCATGGATAATGCTGTTTTAAGTTTATCCTTGCCACTTTTATTCAACTTTTCTGTGCTTTTTTCCGCTGATGTTTCAATATCTTTGCCTATATCGGCCAATATTTCATTAATCCTGCTTAACATATCTTTTTTATCAAAGGGCTTGACCAGATAATCCTCCGCTCCCAGGTTTATAGATTTTTTAACCAGGGTTTTTGGGCAAAGATGGCATAAAATTTAGTTTTATCATCCTGATTTTCCTGATATTCAGGTTCATATCCACCGGCACAGCTTAATATATTTTCTCGCTCTTCATCGAGAGTAAAATTTTCATAGTATGTCATTTTATCCTGGGCTGGCTTTTTTCCTGTCAGCTCACCGGGTATGAACTTGATGCCGAAGTTTAAAGCTTTCTGAGCCAGCTCGAAAGTATAATAGGTTCCATCCATTAGTAACTTTAGAAAATTAGAATCATCATCCTGTGAATCAGGATCATAATTAGTTTCAATATTATCATCTTCAACTATTTTTTCTAAAGTATCCTGGCTAAATTTCTGATCGGAATATATATTGGGTTTGAGATCATAACTTTTGATCACGCTGCAGGTCTCATTAAATTGTTCCAGCACATTGGCCACATAACCCACATTATCTTCATACTTTATGCGAAAGGTAGCATCGGGATCACTGGGGTTTTGTAAGCTATCGGAAGCTATATTTTCATTATCTTTGGGTTCAATATTGTCAGGACCATTATCATCGTCTTTGGTCTGCTCTTTTAACATTCTTTTTAAAAGCTTAAATTCTTCTGTGTCTGTAACTTTGCTGCCGGCATTTCGCCCGATTTCGAAAAGTTTTCTGTTTTGAGTGAGCAGTTTTTTAAGCTTTGACTCAGCTTCAGAATTTTTGGTCCTGTAAATAATTTCATTCTCATGATCTTCTGTAAGATAAACTTTAAATTGTTCAGGAATTAATTCCTGATAATCTTCATCCAGAATTTTTATGAACTGCTCGTTTACTCTGTAAATCAGCTCAATTCGGGAAAGCTTTCTGCAGGAAGAAGCCAGCATGAAAGAGTCAACTCTGGCCATCTCACCATCAATCTCTAGCTCTTCGGTAATCAAATCAGCCAGGGATTCTATCTCCTCCTGTATTAAATCAATACCGGTTTCTTCATAATAGTCTGTTACTCGGCCCCTAAAATTTCCAAAAGTATTGGCAGATACTTCAGGCCTTTCTTAACTGGTAAGTCACAGAACATATTGGTACTCTGTATTAAAATGAATCTGAGCTACAAGCTCTTCATCGGTGAGATTATTAAGCTCTTTTATGAGCAGCCCTCCTATGATTACATTGATAGGTGTATTGGGGCGGGAGGGCTTATCGCTGTAAAGAACGGCAAAACGTTCTTCATTGATGTCAGGAAAAATTGTATTTTGAAATTCATGAGCCCAGCTTTTACGCAAATATTCTTTTAAATACTCAGGCAGGTTTTAAAAACTATCATCAATAGACATATGTTGAGTATCATTGGTTTGAAACACGTTATCATCCTTTCTGAATCAGCAATAAGTTAATTATATCATACCACATAATCACTGATATATCAATGATTATAGCAATTTAATATGCCTGTTTTGAGGATGATAAGTGCTCAAATTTATATTGCTCTTTTGAAGAAAAAAGAGCTAATTCTATCCTTTTTGTGGGCAAACCACAAAATAAATCTGGAGCTTTCAAACTAAAATTCATTTATTTCCCTCAGCATTTTTCATCACCTCCACAAATATCTCGGCCAATTCTGGGTCAAACTGCCCCCCTGCACATTCTTCTATCTCTTCTAAAGCTTCCTCTTCGCTCATGGCATCCTTATAGG
Coding sequences within:
- a CDS encoding transposase, coding for MRKSWAHEFQNTIFPDINEERFAVLYSDKPSRPNTPINVIIGGLLIKELNNLTDEELVAQIHFNTEYQYVL